The Ideonella dechloratans nucleotide sequence ACCGGTGACGCAGCAGGTCGGCGACTTCCTTGAGCGAACTGCCGTTCTCAACAAGGCGACACGCCAGAGTATGCCGAAGTGCATGTGCGCTGGAATGTGGTAGACCAACACGGCAGCAGGCGTGCTTGATCACCTTCTGTATCGCCATGGAGGTGATGGGGCAGTCTCGCCCTTCCTTCTGTCGGACGAAGATGGCAGGGTTACGGGTGGCAGGTCGCTCATGTTGCAGATAATCGGCCAGTGCCTGCCCGGTTTTCATCGGCAATGGCATGATGTCCTGCCGTAGCGATTTCGTCCCTCGCAGCATTACCGTGCCAGCACGCCAGTCAATGTCGCTGATCATGAGATGAGCGATTTCGCCGGCTCTCAATCCCATGTCCAATGCGCAACGCACAATGGCATAATCACGTTTTGGTAAGCGCAGGTTGGCAGTGAAGTAGTTCAGCAGGCGCTCGACCTCGTCGGGCTTGAGCGCGCGCGGTATGGTCGCCAGCCTCCAGTTGACGGGCGAAGAGATTACTGCGGTCAGTGCATCGACCCGATCACCACAGGTGGTACGGTAGCGGAAATAGCTCCGCAGTGATGATGCCAAGTGGGATGCATTGGAGGTTGTTCGGTGCGCATCCAACTGACTGGCGAGGAAGCGGCGCACATCCTCGGGGCGTAGCTTGGCAATTTCGACTGGGCACTCAGCAAATTTCTGTTGTAGCAACCAGCCCACGATACGAAGGTTGTTTTGGCGCGATCTTGCCGCCAGCCCTCGTACATTGCACAGGTGTTCGTCGTAGCGCAGCAGTTCCTCGGCAACGTGGTTCGTGAATGACGCAGATGGCCGTGCGCTTGGCCCGTCCCGGTGTGTAGTGGTGGTATTCATAACGGTCTCCTGAAGTGGAACAACCACTTCAGACCACCGCAGAAATTATGTCGACCTTTTTGTTACATCAACCGATGGGAAAGCCCTTGTAGCAATGCTTTGGCAACATGGCACTCAGGCTACTCCACATAATCGAGTGGTCAGCATAACGACCCAAATCGGCCACTCAACCTTGTAAATTCGCCGCCTGAAAGCCGCCGGTCACCAAGTGCTTAACCATCACAAAAGCGGTATCTGGCCCAGAATCAAGCAGCATGGCACGAAGCCACCGGGCAAAGTAATAGGCTGGGATGCAATCCCAACTATCCTCACTCAAAGAATGCTGGGATATTATCCCAGCCTGCCGAGCTTTTTGCGCGATAGGGGGTATCTATTTTTCAGCCAATGCAAATCCTGCATTGCCAGAAGCAACCACCGAGACAAATATGAATGGCACGGAACCAATGTTAAGAGCACCATGCACCTGCCCAGGTTTTGCTATGGCGATGTCTCCCGCCACAAGATGCGTGGTCATGCCACTCCCAAGATAATAGTCAGCCGCACCAGAGATGACGGTCCAAGTATCTTGACCATGTGGATGGACATGAGCGGCTATTTCTTGCCCAGGATGGGCATGCCATACAACAATCGCTGAGTCCTCGGTTTCCAGAACCACTGATCGAATCGGTTCGCTATCAGAGGGGCGAACATAGTCCGCCACTGAAAATATTCTTCCTTCTGCTTTCATACGCATCTCCAACACCAGTTAGCCATTACAAATATGGCACAATCTCAAGAGCGCGAAAGGTCGAGTTCTAACCTACGTCTTCTTAGGCCTGATAACAGGATATCAATTTCTTCATTTGGCATTGTCTGGCACGAACTTGAGCACATTGCCGTTGATGCAGTAACGTTTGTGGGTAGGCGGAGGTCCGTCGTCAAAAACATGTCCCAAATGGATGCCGGAACTGGCGCTCCTCACCTCGACTCTCCGCATGCCGTGCGAGTCATCGACATGCTCGGTGATCGCCCCCTTGACCGGATTGAAGAAACTTGGCCAGCCAGTGCCGCTATCGAACTTTGTGTCGCTTCGAAACAACGGACGGCTTATTTCTTCATTTCACCCTTGCCCATCATGGCACCCTTTTCCATGCCTTCCTTAGCCATGGCATCCTTGGGCATGGCGCCCTTCTTCATCCCATCTTTTTTCATCATGCCGTCCTTAGCCATTGCGTCCTTGCCCATGGTAGGTTTTTTCATGTCATCCTTGGTCATGGCCTCTTTCGCCATGCTTTCCTTGGCCATAGTGTCTTTTTTCATGCCATCTTGCGCCAAAGCCCCGTCAGCAATTGACAGAAAACCAATAGAGAGAAGAATTGCGGCGATCTTGTTCATGCTTAACTCCTTTGCGAATGTTTGAAGAACCGTATCAGGCTGGGCCGATACTCAGCGTGTCCAGTTTGGCTATTGAAGCCATTTACGCCTCGATTCGTTCGGCCACCATGTTCCTGGTGGCCGAACATTCAAGCCATCAATTGCCCATCGACAGCGTCTTGACGAGGTTCTCGATGGGCTGGATGGTACCCAGCACGGTCGGATTGCCCCAGCGCACGTGATACTTGTTCTCCGGCACCTTGGCCAGCGACAGCATCAGGTTGTTGAAGGCTCCGAGGTCGTTGGTCTCGAAGTAGGTAATAAAATCGGTATCGTCGAGCCCCGTCGAGTGGTAGAGCTTGCGCTTGACGTTGACCAGAAAGGGCAGCGTCGGAAGCGTATGAGTCTCCATCTCCTTGAGGCGCTGCTCGTCCGTCAGGTTCCACCAATCAGCGTTTTTCTTGACCGGAATCATGAAGGCAAAGCGCGGTGCATCACCGGCGTAGGTAGCACCGGAAAGCCCCTTGTTGAGGTCGGGCGACTTGTCCTTGGAGATATAGTTTAGCGCCTTGGTGATACCCACCAGGCTCTCCGTGACATCCGAGTACATGCCAAAGCGGGTGGCGCGGAAATCGACCAGAAAGGCCTGCGCCGCTACGGCATCGTAGGCATGAACGCGCAGGAAGTAGTCGCTCTTGGCTTCATAGCCGCGCGTCAGGTAGGCGTCGACAATCACTTTTTCTTTGTGCTTTTCCAAGACCGCCATCACTTCATCTGCTGCACCTTTGCGTTCAGCCAATGCAACTTTGAAGTAGTCGGGACGAATTTTGTAAGTTGAGAACGCCACAAACACGCCTGGCGCGCTGAGTATCTTCGCCCGATCAACTGGGGTATTCATGGCCGGCTTTGCGGCTGGTGCCATCGCGGGCATGGGCGCTGGAGCCGGTTGGCCGATTGCGCTGCCTGCGATGGTGAGGAGCCCTGCGGCGACTAAGGAAACGCAACGAACTTTCATGATGTACTCCAGTGTTAAGAATCGGAATCCGCTGGGCGGCTTGGTCGCCGAGCAAGCGGAAAGTGCACGAATCTTCGCATTTCTCCTTTTTTATGTGTTTGATTTAAGTCAAGAGTTTCTCCGAAACTTAACACTATATTTTTGGCTCTATGCCGTTTCCAGTGGAAATTGACTTCTCAACAAACATGACCCTCGGTGGTACAACCGCCCGACACTGACGCCGACCTCGCGCCCGATGAACACCCAGATCGAAGCTCTCTTCACCACCGCACTTGGCCTGCAGCCGCCCTGGTACGTCGCCAAGGTCGAGCTCAACACAGCCAAGCGGCGGATCGACTTCGAGGTCGAGCACACCGGCGCTCGTGCTACGTGTCCGGCGTGTGGGGCCGAGCCCCAGTTGATCCACGACCGGGTCCGGCGTAGCTGGCGTCACCTGGATTTCTTTCAGTTCGAAGCGTGGCTGCATGCCGCGATTCCGCGCGTTCAGTGCAACGGCTGCGGCAAGACCACGCAGCTGCCGGTGCCGTGGGCGCGTGAGGGGAGCGGCTTTACCCTGCTGTTCGAGGCGCTGAGTCTGTCGCTGTGCCGAGAGATGCCGGTGCGCCAGGCGGCCAACCAGTTGCGGGTTGCCCCGAAGCGCCTGTGGCGCCGCGTGCGCCATTACGTCGAGGTGGCCCGTGCCAAAGACGACATGTCGTGCGTGCGCTACGTCGGGATCGACGAGACCAGCGTCAAGCGTGGTCACGAGTACATCACCGTCGTGCATGACCTTGAAGCCAAGCGCTTGCTGTTTGCCACCCCGGGGCGCGGTCACGCTACGTTGCAGGTCTTTGCCCAGGACATGCGTGCGCACGGCGGCGATCCGCTGACCATTGAGCACGCGTGTATCGACATGAGCGCGGCCTACGCCAAGGGAGTCGACCAGTCGCTGCCCAATGCCCGGATCAGCTACGACCGCTTTCATGTCGTGGCGCTGGCCAACGCGGCGATGGACGAGGTGCGTCGCGAAGAGATGCGTAGCTCGGCGGCAGCGGTGCGCGAAGCGGTCGGCGCACAGAGCAAGAAGACGCTTCGTCAGCTGCTGTGGGGGATGCGCAAGAACCCGGTGAGCTGGACCCGTGCCCAGTTCGAGGCGATGCACTGGCTGCAACGCTCGAATCTGAAGAGCGCGCGTGCGTGGCGCCTGAAGCAGGCACTGCGGCTGGTCTATCGCGATGCAGCCGCGAGCAACAGCGAGGAGATCGCGCAAGGTGCCATGAGCAAATGGCTGAGCTGGGCGCGCCGCAGCCGCCTGGAGCCCTTCAAGCGGCTGGCCCTCACCCTGAAGGAGCACCTCGGCGGCGTCGTGCGCGGCATGCTCGACGGACGCAGCAACGCCTACGTTGAAGCGATGAACGGCCTGCTCCAACAGACGAAGACCGCCGCCCGAGGCTTCCGCAACATCGAGAACTTCATCGCCATGGCCTACCTGCGAATGTCCAAGCTCAAGCATCTACCGCAGAACCCCCTGGTGCCGGCCGTCGCCCGCGACTACGGGCGCTACCGTCATGTTTGTTGAGAAGTCAATTTCCACTGGAAACGGCACAGAGCCATATTTTTTCTCCTTTTGAACGACAAAACCATGTTTTTGAAATAGGCATGGTGAGAGGGGAGTTGCAAGCATCGTGCCCAGCTTCCCGATATTTTGGAAACAAGAGTCGCATGGCTCCTGTCTATTTCACTGTCAAAAGCAGCCGACATGTTTGCAACCTGGAGTCCATCAAATGAGGAATCGTCATGAATAGTCCCGATGAGCACAACGGCCGCCGCCGGTTTCTACAGTTCTCTGCGGCCGCGCTTGCCAGTGCGGCCGCATCCCCCAGTCTGTGGGCCTTTTCAAAGATCCAGCCCATCGAGGATCCGCTGAAAGACTACCCCTACCGCGACTGGGAAGACCTTTACCGAAAGGAGTGGACCTGGGATTCAGTTGGCGTCATGACGCACTCCAATGGCTGCGTCGCTGGTTGTGCCTGGAATGTGTTCGTGAAGAACGGTATCCCGATGCGCGAGGAGCAAATCAGCAAGTACCCGCAACTGCCCGGCATTCCGGACATGAATCCGCGCGGTTGCCAAAAGGGGGCGGTGTACTGTTCCTGGTCAAAGCAGCCGGACCATATCAAGTGGCCGCTCAAGCGCGTCGGCGAACGCGGTGAGCGCAAATGGAAGCGCATCTCCTGGGACGAAGCGCTCACCGAAATCGCGGACAAGATCATCGACACGACGGTGAAGCGCGGTCCCGGCAACATCTATATTCCCAAGCGCCCTTTCGCAGTCATCACCAACACGGCATACACGCGGATGACAAAGCTGCTAGGGGCCATCAGTCCGGATGCTACCTCCATGACTGGCGATCTCTATACCGGCATCCAGACGGTGCGCGTGCCGGCCTCAACCGTGTCCACTTTCGACGACTGGTTCACCTCCGACCTCATCCTGATGTGGCACAAGAATCCCATCGTCACGCGGATTCCGGACGCCCACTTCCTCATGGAAGCGCGTTACAACGGCGCGCGGCTGGTGAATATCTCGGCGGACTATAACCCGTCCTCGATCCACTCCGACCTGTTCGTTCCGGTGACCTCGGGTACCGACTCCCATCTTGCCGCAGCGCTAGTCAATGTGCTTATCGCCGGTAAACACTACAAGGCCGACTACCTCAAGGAGCAAACCGACCTGCCCTTCCTGGTACGCACCGACAACGGTAAATTCCTACGCGAGAAGGACTTCAAGGCGGACGGCAGCGACCAGGTCTTCTATGTCTGGGACACCAAGGCGGGCAAGGCGGTGCTTGCACCCGGCAGCATGGGCAGCAAGGACAAGACCTTGAAGCTCGGCACCATCGATCCGGCGCTGGAGGGAAACTTTGAAACTCATGGGATCAAGGTCACGACGGTCTTCGAGCGTCTGAAGGCAGAAATCACCCCGTACACGCCCGAGGCTACCCAGGCCACCACCGGTGTGCATCCTTCCGTTGTACGCCAATTGGCAGGATGGATAGCCGAATGCAAGGCCTTGCGCATTCTCGACGGCTACAACAACCAGAAGCACTTCGACGGATTCCAGTGCGGTCGCCTGAAGATATTGATTCTGACCCTGATCGGCCACCATGGCACGACCGGCTCCATCGACACCACCTTCGAGGGCTGGCGGCTGGAAGGCAACTCTGAACTGGGCACGGTGAAGGGCAAACCCGGACGTAGCGTCTCCGCAGTGCTGGCCCAGTGGGTGTGGGGCGAACAGTACCAACGCTCGAAAGACTACTTTAATGATGCGCAGCTACGCGAGGAGCTGGGCTTCGGCGTCGACGAGATGGAGTCAATGCGCAAGGAATCCGAGGCCAACGGCTGGATGCCCAATTGGCAGTCCATCAAGGAGCCGGTGGTCAGCATCACAGGCGGCATCAACATGTTCGCCACCTCCAACGGCTACCAGCATCTTCGAGACAACTTCCTCAAGCGCTGCGAGCTGAACGTCGTGGTGGATTTCCGTCTCAACTCCGGGGCGATGTATGCCGATATCGTGCTGCCGGCGGCGGAAAATACCGAGAAGCTGGACATTCGCGAGACCTCGGTGACCCGTTTCATCCATGCCTTCGGCCAACCGGTCAAGCCCATGTACGAGCGCAAGACCGACTGGCAGATCATGGTGGCGCTCGCAGCCAAGATCCAGGAGCGTGCCAAGGCGCGCGGCATCGCTCGCGTAGATGATCCCGAGATCAAGAGCGGCATCGACTTCGACAAGATCTACGACGAGTTCACCATGAACGGCAAGGTTGTCACCGACGAGCAGGCGGTGCGCTTCGTCATGGACAACTCCAAGGCCCTCGGTCCGGGCACCTATGAAGAAGTGATGAAAAACGGCTTCGTCGCGGTCGGTCCCTCGGCTGGCAAGACCGGGCCGGTGCCGAAGGACAAACCGTACCGCCCCTTCACAGTGAACGTGACCGACAAGAAGCCGTACGGCACGCTTACCGGACGCCTGCAGTTTTATGTGGACCACGACTGGTTTCAGCGCCTTGGGGCCACCGTGCCCAAGCCCCAGTACCGAGGGGGCGTTCTGGGGCCGAAAAAGTACCCCTTTGTGCGCAACTCGCCCCATGCCCGTTGGGGTGTCCACTCCTTCGCGCGTACCGAGCAATGGATGCTGCGCCACCAACGCGGCGAGCCGGATGTGCGTATGAGCCCCAAGGCCATGGCAGCCAAGGGGATTAAGGATGGCGATATGGTCCGCATTTTCAATGACTCGGGTGAGTTCTTTGCCGTGGTCAAGGCCATGCCCGCATTGCCCGACAACATGCTGTTCACTGAGCATGGGTGGGAACAGTACCAGTACAAGAACATGACCCACTACAACATGGTCAGCTCGGAGCTGATCAACCCACTGGAGTTGGTGGGCGGCTACGGCCACATCAAGTACACGTCGGGGGGATTCAATCCTAACCGCATTTTCTACGAAACGACGGTTGACGTCGAGAAGGCCTGAGGAACAAATCATGAGT carries:
- the clrA gene encoding chlorate reductase subunit alpha, encoding MNSPDEHNGRRRFLQFSAAALASAAASPSLWAFSKIQPIEDPLKDYPYRDWEDLYRKEWTWDSVGVMTHSNGCVAGCAWNVFVKNGIPMREEQISKYPQLPGIPDMNPRGCQKGAVYCSWSKQPDHIKWPLKRVGERGERKWKRISWDEALTEIADKIIDTTVKRGPGNIYIPKRPFAVITNTAYTRMTKLLGAISPDATSMTGDLYTGIQTVRVPASTVSTFDDWFTSDLILMWHKNPIVTRIPDAHFLMEARYNGARLVNISADYNPSSIHSDLFVPVTSGTDSHLAAALVNVLIAGKHYKADYLKEQTDLPFLVRTDNGKFLREKDFKADGSDQVFYVWDTKAGKAVLAPGSMGSKDKTLKLGTIDPALEGNFETHGIKVTTVFERLKAEITPYTPEATQATTGVHPSVVRQLAGWIAECKALRILDGYNNQKHFDGFQCGRLKILILTLIGHHGTTGSIDTTFEGWRLEGNSELGTVKGKPGRSVSAVLAQWVWGEQYQRSKDYFNDAQLREELGFGVDEMESMRKESEANGWMPNWQSIKEPVVSITGGINMFATSNGYQHLRDNFLKRCELNVVVDFRLNSGAMYADIVLPAAENTEKLDIRETSVTRFIHAFGQPVKPMYERKTDWQIMVALAAKIQERAKARGIARVDDPEIKSGIDFDKIYDEFTMNGKVVTDEQAVRFVMDNSKALGPGTYEEVMKNGFVAVGPSAGKTGPVPKDKPYRPFTVNVTDKKPYGTLTGRLQFYVDHDWFQRLGATVPKPQYRGGVLGPKKYPFVRNSPHARWGVHSFARTEQWMLRHQRGEPDVRMSPKAMAAKGIKDGDMVRIFNDSGEFFAVVKAMPALPDNMLFTEHGWEQYQYKNMTHYNMVSSELINPLELVGGYGHIKYTSGGFNPNRIFYETTVDVEKA
- a CDS encoding pentapeptide MXKDX repeat protein produces the protein MNKIAAILLSIGFLSIADGALAQDGMKKDTMAKESMAKEAMTKDDMKKPTMGKDAMAKDGMMKKDGMKKGAMPKDAMAKEGMEKGAMMGKGEMKK
- a CDS encoding ISL3-like element ISIde1 family transposase; the protein is MNTQIEALFTTALGLQPPWYVAKVELNTAKRRIDFEVEHTGARATCPACGAEPQLIHDRVRRSWRHLDFFQFEAWLHAAIPRVQCNGCGKTTQLPVPWAREGSGFTLLFEALSLSLCREMPVRQAANQLRVAPKRLWRRVRHYVEVARAKDDMSCVRYVGIDETSVKRGHEYITVVHDLEAKRLLFATPGRGHATLQVFAQDMRAHGGDPLTIEHACIDMSAAYAKGVDQSLPNARISYDRFHVVALANAAMDEVRREEMRSSAAAVREAVGAQSKKTLRQLLWGMRKNPVSWTRAQFEAMHWLQRSNLKSARAWRLKQALRLVYRDAAASNSEEIAQGAMSKWLSWARRSRLEPFKRLALTLKEHLGGVVRGMLDGRSNAYVEAMNGLLQQTKTAARGFRNIENFIAMAYLRMSKLKHLPQNPLVPAVARDYGRYRHVC
- a CDS encoding cupin domain-containing protein, with amino-acid sequence MKAEGRIFSVADYVRPSDSEPIRSVVLETEDSAIVVWHAHPGQEIAAHVHPHGQDTWTVISGAADYYLGSGMTTHLVAGDIAIAKPGQVHGALNIGSVPFIFVSVVASGNAGFALAEK
- a CDS encoding tyrosine-type recombinase/integrase; translation: MNTTTTHRDGPSARPSASFTNHVAEELLRYDEHLCNVRGLAARSRQNNLRIVGWLLQQKFAECPVEIAKLRPEDVRRFLASQLDAHRTTSNASHLASSLRSYFRYRTTCGDRVDALTAVISSPVNWRLATIPRALKPDEVERLLNYFTANLRLPKRDYAIVRCALDMGLRAGEIAHLMISDIDWRAGTVMLRGTKSLRQDIMPLPMKTGQALADYLQHERPATRNPAIFVRQKEGRDCPITSMAIQKVIKHACCRVGLPHSSAHALRHTLACRLVENGSSLKEVADLLRHRSLNTTLIYAKLDTLRIPRKLDSQSTANWTVGA
- the cld gene encoding chlorite dismutase, with the translated sequence MKVRCVSLVAAGLLTIAGSAIGQPAPAPMPAMAPAAKPAMNTPVDRAKILSAPGVFVAFSTYKIRPDYFKVALAERKGAADEVMAVLEKHKEKVIVDAYLTRGYEAKSDYFLRVHAYDAVAAQAFLVDFRATRFGMYSDVTESLVGITKALNYISKDKSPDLNKGLSGATYAGDAPRFAFMIPVKKNADWWNLTDEQRLKEMETHTLPTLPFLVNVKRKLYHSTGLDDTDFITYFETNDLGAFNNLMLSLAKVPENKYHVRWGNPTVLGTIQPIENLVKTLSMGN